CCGATGATGTTTAGTAGGATATATTATTGATTAAAAGGAGGATATACATGGAGGATTTGTGTGTCTCAGAGTCGGATCCTTCGGGGCAATTCACTGTGAAACATTTCTACAAATCTCTCTGTCGAATGACGGCTCAGGTTCCATGGTACCGATTCATTTCGTGCGTTTTCATTCCTCCATCCAGGGCTGCCATGAGTTGGAAAATCATACATGGTTGTGTTGCAACTTTTGATAAACTATAGTCTCGTGGCTTCCACCTTGCATCCCGATGCTCGATTTGTAAGTGTGCTACAGAATCCCATGATCATCTATTCATTGCTTGCTCCTTCGCCATGGTCCTTTGGGATGAAATGGAACTAATTTTTTGCATCACCATTAACAGAACATGTACTTTTGGAgttttttttctctcaattaACTCAAATTCTTTTTGGCATATTTATCTTGGGTGTTTGGAAAATTGCGGTTTGCTATTGTCTTTGGTTAATTTGGACCTCAAGGAATGTTGTTGTGTTCAATAACGATCTCCCTTTAATCAAAAATTCTATGCTGAAGTTACATTTATACATCAGAGAATCGAGCCGGGGAATTCCCAGCGGCCCCTCACACTCTGATAGACAAATGATATGGTCGCTAGGGATCCCAGCGCGACCACACTCGGTGCCAAACATTAAACTTGTGAGATGGATAACACCGTCCCGCGACTGGATAAATGTCAACACTGATGGATCCACTATCAGCTCTCCAGGTGCGGCTGGTGCAGGGGGTATTTTTTGGAACTATAGAGGCTTTGTGATTGGCTATTCCGCGTTCCCAATTCCTGACTCTTATGCGCACTTGGCGGAATTACGGGTTGTGATTTTTGCTGTGGACATTGCTTGGGAGCATGGATGGTTTAAACTTTGGGTAGAGGCGGACTCCCTTTATATTGTTAATCTGTTAAACTGGCGCACCTCTAAGGTCCCATGGGTGGTGATTAGACAACGATGGTTGCACTGCCTACAACAATACGCTTCGATGGAGGTAGTTGCCACACACATATTCAGAGAGGGTAATCGTGTTGCTGATGCTTTAGCTAATTTTGGAACTAACTCCAATTGTATTCATTAGTGGAGCTTGGCTCCAACCTTATATTCTTTGTTTACTTTTTATGATCTTCGTAACTTAGCTCATTTACGCTTTAGATAACTCTCTCCCTCTAGTTTGtaatcatttttgcatttatttattctatcgGGTTTTGCGGCGTTTGGTtgtgggggtgccaacctagttgggatgtccgtaCTAAATAGTTTAAAATTGTTGATGAGTCGGGCAGATTAATCGAAGAATATCCGCTTGCACTGGGAACAGCCCCCTGAATACACTCTAACGATTAAGTTAGTAACGGATGTATAGAGAGAGGAAATCCAAGTGCTTAGTGATAGAAGAAGTTACGTATGTGTGGTTACGGTGGGGGTATTTATAGGTTTCCGCTTTAGCTAGGGCTAATCTGCATCCCCGAGGCCTCCATACAGACGTCCTTCTCTAGTGGCACAGGGCACTCGTCCGGGTCTGATGACCGTCTAGCATCAGGGACCGGGATCGATGGTGCAGGAAGGAGGGATCTTTATTTGCTTCATCAAATATTtactataaaattaaaatcactaAAATTTTACAACTTATacattgatttaattttttaatattaaatttcaaaaataaaaataaattattaataaataccaaatgaatattaaatagaaTATTCAAATCATTCATATATTTAACtagtttaaattaaaattaacggACAGTAGTAAACCATCAGCAACAAAGGTCATTGACAACAGTTGTTAGGAAATAACTGATTCTAACGATGTCTTATTGATAATGGTCATTACAAACAACTATGCTGAAACTCATCCAGACTTTTGAAAGACCCAATTATACAAAGGagaaataataaattgaattttaaaaataaatacttgaaaataatttgttgataaatattaaataaaaatagtcAAATACACAACCAATACCAAATCTCATCCTATTGAATTTCAAGGATGAATTTAGACCATTGATTTGTTTTGATCTTGTGGTCCACATTAACCTTATCATTAACTGCTACTATATATTCATCATATACCAAAACCTAACCCTAACACAAATTAGCCGcctctcttctctttcttccATCTCTTCCACATAGAAgcctaaactaaaaagaaaaacataatgCAGATTGttgagagagaaagggagaatgATCTCTATGGCTACCCTGGCTAAGATTGCAGATGTGGCCGGCGGTGACAAACATAAAGGAAGGGCTGTTTCCTCCCGTTGTTATGATTGATCGCCGACAACTTTCTGCAATCTTAGCCACCAGAGTAGTCTTTTATTTCGCCAAACTGGCAACATATGAGTGTTGTGCTCAATGCATATTATGCAGATTTtcgagagagaaagggagaatgATGTATATGGCTACTCTGGCTAAGATTGCAGATGTGGCCGGCGGTGACAAACATAAAGGAAGAGGTGTTTCCTCCGATTGTTATGGTTGATCGACGGCCACTTTGTGCAATCTTAGCCACCAGAGTAGTCTTTTATTTCGCCAAACTTGCAACAGATCTGAGCAACACCGTTTTTAACAATCAAATATGGATCCAATACAAACAATTACAAATCTGatgtttattttcaattaatttgtaAGTTGTAGTTTGTTTGACTGCACTCTGATGTTTATAAATGTAAATTTTCTCGTACTGAGTGAACAAAATCAacatttattttcttcttcgtgATTCACACAAAATGAATTGGCAGATTTGATGATCCATTTGAATAGATGTGTGAGTTGTAGTTGGTTTGATTGCATTCTGATATGTTTGGTCCATAGAATGCTTTTGTGTATGGGTACATTAGGATTCTACTTCTtacttttttcgtgtttcatttGCAGATGAGGTCCCAATTGGAATAGATTTTTTCCTAATCTTAGCGATCAGAGTAGTCTTTCTTGTTGTAGTTTGTTTGAGTGCAATCCCatgtttataaatatttaagGTTTTTAGTGTATAAATATTTAGATCTGCAGATGACAAGGAAAGAGTACTGaattgacttcttctttccATTTCTGATTTGCATATGATGTCAcaattttaatagattttttttattcttcctTTCTTAAATGATAGATCTGTAGATGATATCTTTTATTATTCTGGCCACCTAATTAAAtcttgtatatgtatatgtttgtttattcaataCAATGAACTTTGAATATAGTGGATTCAATCAAGTTATCTTAAGAATTGGAGTTGTCAACGGAACTGGTGGAATTTAGAcgtcttttttcttttgtttcttttcttcttccaaaATTTTGGTCTTTTTTTACAGGTATCCAATCATAATCCAACCTCTAATTCAAACTGTTTTTCTTGACAACTCCATCATGCCTTTTACTTAGGGGTATCCACTACTATAGAGTTGGCCTAATACATGTTTGTTAGTCCTTGTACTTGACCCAAAACTTTAAATGTACCTATGTacttttaaaagttcaaaatGAACCCTTGTTCTGGTCTAGTTTCATTCAATAAATCCcaatttttgaataaaattttGGTGAATGCTTAAAGTGGAAGACCATTCTCCTAAACTTTGATATTTTTCATCATTAAAAGTTGGAGGAGAAAGAGTTGATGTGTCGTTGAAAGCCATGGTTGAGTTTTCTCTGAAAACTCAAAGACCCAAAAGATTATTGATGCTCTTGCAGaaatagaagaaaataaaattaattgatcTGGATCTCCCCttgatttctatttttattattgatTTTGTTGTTTGTTATTCTAAACCATAAACAACAAGCCTATATATAACAGAGAAATAGATCACCATAATATTTAATAACTACTAACCTATTTAGTATGTATTAACTATAGTAacatttaacttatttattatctataataatTTTAGTAACTCtactaaataaaatatatcaaatattttttcataacAACTGAATCAAAATAACTAATTATTAAACTTTGAGTCAAAACTAACAGAAATTTACTTAGCAATAGAGAAAACGAATAAGTCATCAGCTGGTGTTTCTGCCTTTTTTAATTGAAAGGCTGGCAATCAGGGAGTGCAGATTACAGACATCCCAGCTAGGCTGGTACCCCTGCTCTCAGCACCCAATCCCTAAAccaatttattaaaaagaataaagaatacaGTAGAAAACCAAGTCAGGAAAAAATAACTAAGCAAATTTATAGACTTGCCAACCTCCTATGTTACAAAGAAAGGCAGAAATACAAAATTGAGGGATGTCCGACCACCAAACCAGATCAGAATGCATTCTACCGTAATTAGCTAGGAGATCAGCAACTTGATTACCTTCTCGGTAAATGTGAGAGACCACCATTGTCATTGAGTCCAAATTTTCCAGACATTTTAGTCAATCCTGCCTGGGAAACCAAGGAACTACTCTGCTTTTGCTCCGCAGCAAATTAACAACAAACATTGAGTCACTCTCTAGCCAAAGCCGAAGCCACCCCCTATCGAACGCCATGTTAATGGCTGTTATTGCTGTCGAGAGTTCTGCAGCATAGGAAAAAGACGATTCCAAGTTATAGGAGAATGCTCCGGAGAATTCACCGCGCGCCGATCTGTAGACTCCCCCACAACCCGCCGAACATGGGCAGCCAATAACAGAGGCATCTGTATTTACTTTCATCCAAGTGTCCGGAGGCGGTTGCCAGCGCATTAGAATTATACGCAGAGCCCGATGCTTTAAAACAGGGAGCTAGAGTTCTCTAAGCGTGTGCAGCTGCGTTGTCGAGTTCCACATAAAGTCATCACCAAGCTTACCAGATTCGTGAATTGAATGCCATAGTTTGCGCAGAGTTAGCGAAAtgcatggttcttcatcttcaaaaATCGATTTATTTCTAGTCGTCCAAAGGATCCAAATTCCACTGACAACAGCGGATCTCCAGAGTGCACGAACTTGCGTGTTGAAATTCTGATTGTGCGCATCTGTTAACAGATCCAACAACGATCCCAATCTATATAATTTGCGCCCGAACAGAGATTCAATTGAATTCCATACCTGTACAGAAAATGGACAAGTTAGGAATAGATGATTGGCCGTTTCTGTGTCCGCCCTGCAGAGGCTACAACGAGAGACGACGTGACAGCCCCTAACTCGTAGTCGATCATGCGTTGCTAAAGCCCCTAAAATTTCTTTCCAACAGATCAATGAGTGGGAAGGCGGTATGTAAGAGTGTATTGAATACGGATCGTTACAGAATATTCTAGGAGtccaatattattaaataataccAGATCAACAAGTGGGAAGGCGGTATATAAGAGTGTATTGAATACGGATCGTTACAGAATATTCTAGGAGTCCAATATTATTAAATAGTAACAGATCAACGAGTGGGAAGGCGGTATATAAGAGTGTATTGGGTTTAGGGGTGGTTGTTTAGGGGATTCCAACCTTGTTGAGATGTCTCCGACCTTCTTTCCTTATCCCCtatcttttaataaaaaaaagagaacaTATGTAACTAAATAATACATTGAAAgccaaaaaaacaaaataggGATAGTAACTAAATAATAAGTTAAAAGCCAAATAACAAAATATGGATAGGTCGAGTGTCATTTAaatcaaatataattaatacGTAAGGATGAAATGCATGAATGCTTTATGTATAACAAAATGAATAActcaatatttaaaaaaaatgaataactaaaaaattaaaaaaatgttgtGGCCTTAGAAAATCACAACCTTTCAATATTGTCCTTTCCCAATCGACGATCATTATGTTATCCAAGTCATCTATCTGTGCCTCACTTATAATCACATCTCATCTCTCTATCTTATATATGTACATTCTTCATTCTCAAACTTACCCAACTCACTGACATATCTTCTTTTCCCTCAACCCTATCATCCCTCTTTAGTCTCTTCACTATTTCCAATGGCACCTAAGGCAGCAGAAAAGAAGCTGGCAGAGAAGAAACCGGCAGAGGAGAAGAACGCCAGGAAAGCACCGGCAGAGAAAAAGCAGAGAGCAGGGAAGAAATTGTCTAAGGAAAGTGGAGCCGCtgacaagaagaagaagccatccAAGAAGAGTGTTGAGAGTTACAAGATGTACATCTTCAAGGTTCTGAAGCAGGTTCATCCTGATATAGGAATCTCGAGCAAAGCTATGGGGATTATGAACAGCTTCATCAATGATATCTTCGAGAACCTGGCTCAGGAATCTTCTCGTCTGGCTAGGTACAACAAGAAGCCGACAATTACCTCTCGGGAGATCCAGACCGCCGCCAGACTTGTTTTGCCTAGAGAATTGGCTAGGCATGCCGTATCCGAAGGTACCAAGGCTGTTACCAAGTTCACAAATTCTTAGgttttcctttgataacctaATTTGATGTTAGGTCGCTGTTATGTTTGATTTAGGGTTTTGATGATGTCTCCTTTAGTTCAGTGTAACTACAGTAatttagggtttttaggatgTCTCGTTTTTTTTCAATGTAACTACAGTAATTTTATTGCGTTCAATTTCATCTCTTTGATTTCTCCAAGTGTGAtgtatttattttgattatgtGGATTTTAATGTTTGATTTGTGTTTCTGCTGGTGCTTTTTTGAATTAGGTACTTTTGTATCTGATTTAGTTTCATTGGCTTGATTTTGATATGCATTAGATGTAAAGAGGAAGCTTTTGTACACAAATAAATTTGGTATTAATCGAACTAAATGTTACAACTTCATGTCTGGTTTAGGGTTGTTTAATTGCTGTATTAGCAATTGGTACTTGTTAAATCACTTTAAAAATTGACTGAGTTGTATGAAATTGAATCAAATTATAGTTTTGCTCATTTTTATCTTGCTCTCTTTTATTGTTGTAAGCTTTTGTTTGGGAGATTGGCAGTCAATGAGGTAGAGAGTTAAATGAGATAATAGAATGGAATGTAAAGTGATTGAGTGTGTTTCAATTCGTTCATTCTCTGTCATATCAAATTTTTCAACTTTGAATAAAAGAATTAAGTCCaaggataaaattgaacaatttggATCAACTATACTTAGAATTAATCGGAGTATAGTTTGCTTCTGTAAATCAATTAAATGTTATCTTCTTTCAAGAACATCCTCCATCATTTCTCCACATCTCTTCAACTTATTCACAGTTACTAAGGTTCTATTAAAGAACTCATCAATTGTCTTTGACTTCTTCATCTTCAGTTTCTCATACTCACttctcaaggtttgcaaacaCACATTAATTGTTACTTTATTTTTCCCTTTAaaggaattttcaaaattctTCCATGCATTCCTCAATGTTGTTGCAGAgaacttttcatgaatataatCTCATCCAGACACACATGGATGAGAGAGAGTGTTTGTTGGTCATTCTTCTCTGATTTCTTTAAATTTAATTCCTCCTCATTCTCTGGCTGATCATATTCGGTTTGTACCATATCCCATACTTTTTGGGAACCCTTGCCAAATGCTAGGGTTAGTTAGATATTGTTTGTTCAGATACTTCCTTTTGGTTTGACAAATTAGACTGCGTTTTTTGTCTCAAAACCAGCCCATCAGTAGCAATATATTTAAATGTTACCAAAGAAACCTTTTGTTCTAAATAACTACATCTAATTAGAAacctttttaattataaatgtcAAATATTCATTTCTTATGGTCATCTTTGGTAGATcttgtttttcttggtgaaaaTTGAAGAGCTAGCCCACAAAATGTTTTGTAAAACTGAACAAGACCTTAGTTGTGAACCAATTTTCAAACTTTCAGTTTCTTTCTTATTCTCATTGTTTCAGTTTTTAcaatttccgatgtgggatgtGAAGATAGTGTGCGCATGCTTTCGAGGGCAAAAAAGAAATTGTCCTTTAGTAAAAAAATCCATCCCACATCGCCTACTTTCAAATGCAAGAATTTTTTTGTCCTTTATAAATATGCAAGTGAGGATGAATAAACAACAACATGAGTTGTATCGTGTGTATTATTAAGCCATCATGAAGTATATTAAATCCACTATGGATTTGTTTCaagttttgtttttatattttcaattaaCTTGTTTTAAACATATTGTAGAAAAATAAATGAGCACCTCGTGAGCTCGTGAACAATCAAGCTgctaaacgagccgagctcCAATAACAAATTGAGATCGAACCAAGCTCGAAGCTCAGCTCGAGCTCGATAAGAAACTGCCGAGCGGAGCTCGAGTAGGTCAAAGCTtggctcggctcgtttacagccCTACTCCCAAAAGTCTTTCTCCTTGACAAACCTCATTAGACTATTTGTAACGTGAAGCATCTACATACAACCTCATATCTTCATTTCCTTAGGAGAATAAGGGCACAAAGtgataaaaatagaagaaagcTTTTCAAGTTGAAAATTTGGAAGCAAAAGGAAAACTGGACAGTTATGGTCTAATATTACCATGGACAGTTGAAAGTCTACTCATTTGGCAACAGATGAACCGAAGTTATCGGAAAAACAAAAGTCCATTTGCACAACTAACATTCATTGCTACAGAACTTTCTATTCAGCTCACGAATGTTGGGATATGA
The window above is part of the Euphorbia lathyris chromosome 3, ddEupLath1.1, whole genome shotgun sequence genome. Proteins encoded here:
- the LOC136222261 gene encoding histone H2B-like — translated: MAPKAAEKKLAEKKPAEEKNARKAPAEKKQRAGKKLSKESGAADKKKKPSKKSVESYKMYIFKVLKQVHPDIGISSKAMGIMNSFINDIFENLAQESSRLARYNKKPTITSREIQTAARLVLPRELARHAVSEGTKAVTKFTNS